Below is a genomic region from Brassica oleracea var. oleracea cultivar TO1000 chromosome C9, BOL, whole genome shotgun sequence.
AGTCCATTCGAAGTAGCGTGAGTGTGAGTGTGTGACAAATATCGAACTAAAGATATTTTCATAAAGTTGTATATATTATACACAATGATATCCAGTTTTCATTTTTTTTTAAACTAGTAACGTAGATGTTGGATCTTTCACCAAATAAACTCAAAATTTATGTTCAACTATTATATGAGTTTGCATGACTAGTAACCCATATTATTCAGGTTTAATTTCAGTTCCCGGTAAACCGTAAAAGAACAGAGGCTTACTTGTGTTCTTCCTCCGTCCAAGGAACACCTTTCTTCCGATCCAACTCCGGCGATCTACCGGCCGGAGACCGTTTATTACCAACCGGATGACCTGGTTTCAATCCGTTACATCCACCTCCACCACCGGCCCAATCCAGAGTGAAAGTCGGCGAGGTGATGTAACCGGGAACAGGGATTAAACCGGCCTCGATGTTGCTGACGTCAGCTTCCAGCTCGTTATACTGTCTGATGATATCACTCACGGTCTTCCCCGGGATAACCGCCGCTACCTTCTGCCACCGATCAGGGGTGTTATCGTCGTAAATCGCCAGAGCATTCTCGAACGCCTTATTCTCCGCCGCCGTCCACGTGGCAGACTCACGGGCAGTTGCGACGTTGCTCTTGGTCTCCTCCATGAGCCAGTTCCCACCGGAGACATGTGAAGTTGTCGGTCTCAGAATCTCCATGTCCGAAAAAAGTAAAACCTAGCTCTGTTTTTTTTTTTTTTGTCTTTAAGATTTATAAAAACAAAACATACCGACAGAGTTCAACGGGAGAAAGAGAATCAGAGTTCTTGGGTTTGAAGAGATAGGTGAATCAAAGGAAGAACAATGTCAAATGATACTTCGTTTTTATTTTGATTATAGAAATCATCAGAATATCTTCGAAGCGTTGCTTAGACCCACTTCAAGGAATCTAGAAAAGTTTCAAACTTTTGGAAAAGAGTTGAGAGAATCCATGGTAAAATCTAGGCAAGATCTGGGTATAGCTCTGAGATTCTACAGAAGAAATCTATTGGTTTTCCAGTTTTGGTGGAAACTAAAGCATGAGTAAGTTTATAAGTATCAGAGACTCAGAGTTGAGATTTAAAGATCTGGGTGTGGATAAAATTTCTCGGGAAAATAAACATATGGCTACAAAAATTGAAAATAATAATAATACTACTGAAGAAGCTACCTTGGAGCTTACCCAATTCGGAAACACTATAGTGTGCAAGAAGAAGCAAATGAACCCTTAAATAGAAAGAAAAGTAAACGAGAAACCAGTTTCTAAAATCTTTCTCGAGTAAAAAGAAAAAGAGAGAAGAAGAAATATGTAGAGAGGGGAGGAGATGATTTGGGCTCTTATAATTCTGTTCTTGAGAAATTATAATTTTGGGTGATGGTGTCTATTTTTACATTACAAAAATTAAAAGATTGGATTTTCTCTTTTTCCTACTTTTTTGTCACCTTGCAAAGTACATTCATGCATAATACTTAGTAGTAAAAAAAAACTTCCCGTCTAAAGAAATCAACCAAGGCAAATGAGAATAATGAATAAATTTTTATTTTATTTAATTATATTTTTCATTCTATGTTCAACTTCAAATAAACTGTAGAAA
It encodes:
- the LOC106313475 gene encoding transcription factor DIVARICATA — translated: MEILRPTTSHVSGGNWLMEETKSNVATARESATWTAAENKAFENALAIYDDNTPDRWQKVAAVIPGKTVSDIIRQYNELEADVSNIEAGLIPVPGYITSPTFTLDWAGGGGGCNGLKPGHPVGNKRSPAGRSPELDRKKGVPWTEEEHKLFLMGLKKYGKGDWRNISRNFVITRTPTQVASHAQKYFIRQHSGGKDKRRASIHDITTVNLEDEASLETNKNSLVGREHHSRLGGFPWSQTDNTGTHADAFNITIGNALSGVNSYGQAMLGPFNTNADSCYDAQSTMFQL